The DNA region ATATTATTGTTTCTGACTACTTCAACATGTATATTATTGTAGAGACACACAAACGTTCGTCTGTTCACATCTGATCAACCCTACCCGTTTCTTTTGGTCGACCACATCCTCAAGAATCCAAACTCTCCGAAAGCTGGCCAAGGAATAGAGTACTCAAGCTGCCGCAAGGAAAATGAAATCTTCATTACCGACAAGGAAGTCGCAAACAACGTCTGTGATGCAATGACTGCCGGATTTTCACGTGATGGTTTGAAGCTCGAAAATACGTACAGGGGTATAGCTATCCATTACAAAAACGTGTCGGCTCAGCTACCTCCTCTACCCGCAGGTTCAAAAATTCAAAGCCTGGCTATGTCCTCTTTACCTACCCGAGAGAAAGATTGGGTAGTGGGTGTCAAGTTATCGGGATCCCGGTTGAGTCTGTGTAGGCCTTTCGGGAGCTGTAAATGGATAGACATAAAAAACGCACCTGGGTCTATCAACCCTATGTCGAGCCTCATGTTCTCCAAAAAAGAGAGAAGCTTCTACATTCCTAGTCTCGGAGGCAACTACTTGTGCTATTTGCCAAAGGGACTAGACAAACTCGAGTTCATGGATCTGGAGTTTGACGATCTTCCAGCCTCGGTGTATGAGGAGGTTGCGAAGTTGAGTTCATATTCAAGAACAGACCATCTTGTGGAGTCACCGACCGGCCAACTTTTCCTTGTCAAGTGGTAAAATATCTAATAAACATTTATACAAAAgttctttatttaaaatttcgTTTGTGGGTTATAAGTGGATGAGTGTCGTATTGGCTCTATCATGTCTTTTCAGGTATGGTGAGGACTCAGAGGTGTTAATGGACTCAGACTCGGACTCCAACTCAAACAAGGACGGTAAAATGAGATGTCTAACACTGAAGCaagtaacaaaaaaattcatGGTGTTTAGGGCAGGGGAGCAATCGGATCACTATGATAAGACTATGATCTACACAGAAGACATTGGAGATCTTTGCATCTTTCTTGGACATAGCCAGGCTTTCTGCGTCCCAGCCAGCTCTTCTCCTGGACTCAAGCCTAACTGCATCTACTTTGTGGGTAATAACTTTGGTGTTTATGATCTCGCCACCAAAACTTGCACTACCTTCCACACATACGAAGATTACGTAGATTATGAAAAGGGTCCAGTGAAGAGAATTGAATTCCCTTACTGGCCAACTCCAGTTTCTCTCTAGCTTCACTTAATTAAGATGGTTGGGTTGTTTCTCGTTTGTTTGCTTTCATTATAATGTTGTTATAGGTGTCCTTGCTTTCCTATGCTATCATTTAAATCCAGTGTTCTATTATAATGGAATTTACTATCTATGAATGGTATTTGTTCAATTCGATTGCAACAATAAGGTAACCTTAAATTTCATACACTCCTCTCATCTAAAGGTTTAAAACCCGGACTAAAATATCCACATTATCAAAAGGCATTGGAGATCTTGGACGTCCCTTGGAGTCAGGCCTAACTCCATGTATTATGTGGGCACTAGCTATATAGTGTTCACAATATCGCTTCTGCTAAGGTCCCACTTGATAAATACCCCTTACTGGTCTGTTCCACTCTCTTACTATTGACTTTGATACTATGGAATGTCTTTTAAAATTGGGTCGCCTGCATAACTTTTGGTGTTTTCTTTGGTTGGTTCACGTGCTAGTTAATGCTTTTTGTTCGTACTCTCTGACTAtctgaaagaaataaaatgattagaattttttggtcaaatattaGTCTCGGTTATATTGTAACTATTTTTACTCGTTAGGAAGAGATCTACTGATCTGGTAACATATGTGCTGActtcaatactattaaaacaggagaACTTTTTATCGACTATATTTTGGACTATCAAAAAAGTCATAACAGTCCAACTAAAATAATTCATTagttattatcatataatatttttctaatctaacaaatatctattaatatttcaaaatttgtaaaatagaattaatttaacttcctattttttctcttacaactaacttaataatattttcaaaataagatatctaaaaaGATATTGTCAAGTATCATTTTctaagattttattataaaatatattttaatgtctttttatttaagatgtaaacattaattctttttaatatttattttaaaataataaaattcgtaactaatattaaataaattattaacaaatattattttttcattatagaataaaaaataatattcccataatgtttatattcataattaaattaataaatcaaataataaatataaagtgacttaattaatttattaaatattttataaatcataaaactaaagaatAACATACATTCATGAATTTTACCACATACTTCAacgtattaaaataaaatattagagtaagatatataaaataagaaataattacatatttaaatttgagtATTAACAATAATTCGATATAGTATGATACGGGTTGAATGAagtatattttgtttaaataataatgaaataaattttgaccaatataaaaattaaaaatatttgttttactataatttacagttttaaatataagtaaaattaataatgacgggttttataaatgaattatcttattttaaacaaattatatttattaattttaatttatgtatctataaaaacaatttttaataaaaatacatatatgaaatttctaattttcagtaaataaatttttggaaaaaaactaaGCCCATAGATCTGGGTCGGGTAAACACAAGTATAATTATATTaagttattttcataaataactgaacggtttatatatcttttgaaccaaaaaagaaaaaactataatcAAATTGAAACCgaaatccaaaaagaaaaacaacctaaaaccaaaaaccaaacattatatttaaacatattgatGAATAAAAAGACGGGTTAATAAATTTGTTGACTAAACCAATCTCAAAcatttaacaaacaaagaagATCAATATATaggatgatgacaaaaaaaaaaaatttatccgccctttcaaagggcgggtcaaactctagtaGTTGCTTAAAAGTGGCATATTCCTGACATACAACATTAGCTTGTTTCATTGATGTCTGCCTATATAACTCGAAACATAAATCTAAAGTAGAACGGGGATCAAACAATACAAATATCTTTATATAGCTCATGGACTACATCATTACGGGCCTCAGGCCCAAACTTCAAAAACGTCGTCGTATCATTTTATAACGACAGGTTAAATcgtttgctctctctctctccttttcgctcgttttttttctctctctttaacTGCCGGTGGTTTCTCTAATGGCCGCCGTCGCAGATTCCGTGGAGAACGGCACAACAAACTTCCCTGAGAATCAAATCCCCATACCTTCCGGAGCCCCTGCCACCACACTGCTTAACGAAAACTCCGACGCCTTCCCTGAACTGAACCAACCGGACACCTCAGCGGCGGAGAGATGGCCGGGCTGGCCTGGAGATTGCGTGTTTCGAGTGATCGTCCCCGTATCTAAAGTCGGAGCAATCATCGGACGTAAAGGAGACATCATCAGAAAGATGTGCGAGGAGACTCGCGCTCGCATCAAAGTCCTCGACGGTCCCGCCACCACTCAAGATCGCGTCGTTAGTATCTACTCTCGTCCTGTTTCTACTATCTTGTGACTTCGTTTGACCTAATTGAAGATAATTAGGGTTTCTTAATAATCAGTATTAGGATTATTAGTCTTAAAAGTGTCTTGGTCTTGGAACATAATGTGTTATTTTTAGGTGTTAATATCTGCAAAGGAAGAGCCGGAGGCGTACATGTCATGGAGGCAGTCGTGAGGGTGTTCAGACGAGTTTCGGGGTTGCCTGATaacgaagatgatgatgatgttcaaAACGCTGGAAGTGGCTTGTCTTCTTCGGTGCGGTTACTAGTCACGTCAATGCAGGCGATAAACTTGATTGGGAAGCAAGGTTCCTCTATTAAATCAATCGTAGAGAGCTCTGGTGCATCAGTTCGCGTTTTACCAGAAGGTAGTATCATCTTTTTGTTTGTCTCTGTAAAGTTATGTTAGTTCTCCTTTAATTCATATATGTCATCTTGTAGAAAAACTGAAACTCTGTTTGTGAAGTTGTGCGTTATtgtaaagtgttttttttttcttctttttgccGCCAGAGGACACACCGTTTTATGCTGGGCAAGATGAGAGGATAGTGGATGTGCAAGGAGAAGCTTTAAAGATTGTAAAAGCGTTAGAAGCGATTGTTGGCCACCTAAGGAAGTTTCTAGTCGCCCATTCTGTGGTTCCTCTCTTCGAGAAGCAAGTAAGCGTCTGAAACAACTAGTGTGTCactctttttttgttctttctgaattatctaattttttgttttctttcatcTTTAGCACTTAGCTAGAGTCTCTCAAGTTCGTCAGGAAGAACCGTTAGCTGAAAACAAGTCATCTCTCCATACTATTCCGACAAATGTAATGGAGTCTGATCTCTCCCTCTTAGCACGGAGTGAACCTCGGTTTTTGGAGCGTGATCCTCGGGTGGAGTCACGTGT from Raphanus sativus cultivar WK10039 chromosome 8, ASM80110v3, whole genome shotgun sequence includes:
- the LOC108821482 gene encoding uncharacterized protein LOC108821482, with protein sequence MNSLQFRVSKMSHIIVNRLFKPSVSRKFLRHTNVRLFTSDQPYPFLLVDHILKNPNSPKAGQGIEYSSCRKENEIFITDKEVANNVCDAMTAGFSRDGLKLENTYRGIAIHYKNVSAQLPPLPAGSKIQSLAMSSLPTREKDWVVGVKLSGSRLSLCRPFGSCKWIDIKNAPGSINPMSSLMFSKKERSFYIPSLGGNYLCYLPKGLDKLEFMDLEFDDLPASVYEEVAKLSSYSRTDHLVESPTGQLFLVKWYGEDSEVLMDSDSDSNSNKDGKMRCLTLKQVTKKFMVFRAGEQSDHYDKTMIYTEDIGDLCIFLGHSQAFCVPASSSPGLKPNCIYFVGNNFGVYDLATKTCTTFHTYEDYVDYEKGPVKRIEFPYWPTPVSL